From the genome of Dehalobacter sp. 12DCB1, one region includes:
- a CDS encoding glutamate synthase subunit beta gives MGKATGFLEYNRIDPKKRKPEERIKDYNEVKLPQDPEIVRTQGARCMDCGVPFCHGGVLLNGAASGCPLHNLIPEWNELVYKGQWREAYKRLSRTTPFAEFTSRVCPAPCEGACTEGYIMDAVTINSIEYEIIEKAFAEGWVTPKKAKATGKKVAVVGSGPSGLSAAYYLNAVGHKVTVYERDDRAGGLLMYGIPNMKLDKRFIERRLDVLKASGIEFVLNTEVGKYMKAQELVENYDAVVLCTGATKPRGLDVKGKDLKGVYYAVDFLKATTKSLLNSNLKDESFISAKGKNVIIIGGGDTGTDCVATAIRHGCKSVFQFEILPEPPARRIEATNPWPEWPKKLKVDYGQEEAITLNGKDPRNYCISTTKIVGNENDEVKEVHTVNLTWVKDAAGRMVPQVIPGSERVWEADLILLAMGFLGPEDSIPEELKLERDARSNVKAEYAFFETNVDKVFAAGDMRRGQSLVVWAFQEGKLAAREVDKYLMGKSIII, from the coding sequence ATGGGAAAAGCAACAGGATTTTTAGAGTATAACAGAATCGATCCGAAGAAAAGGAAGCCTGAAGAGCGGATCAAAGACTACAATGAAGTCAAGCTTCCCCAGGATCCCGAGATTGTTCGGACACAGGGTGCGCGTTGCATGGACTGCGGGGTACCTTTCTGCCATGGCGGTGTACTCTTGAACGGCGCCGCTTCAGGTTGCCCGCTGCACAATTTGATTCCAGAGTGGAATGAGCTCGTCTATAAAGGACAATGGCGAGAAGCGTACAAACGGCTGAGTAGAACAACGCCGTTCGCGGAATTCACCTCAAGGGTTTGCCCTGCACCTTGTGAAGGGGCTTGTACCGAAGGCTATATCATGGACGCTGTAACCATTAACAGCATTGAATATGAGATTATCGAGAAAGCGTTTGCCGAAGGATGGGTGACCCCTAAGAAGGCCAAAGCCACCGGTAAAAAAGTCGCTGTTGTCGGTTCAGGCCCGTCCGGACTGTCGGCGGCCTATTATCTGAATGCCGTCGGCCATAAGGTCACGGTGTATGAACGGGATGATCGGGCCGGGGGACTTTTGATGTATGGGATCCCCAACATGAAGCTTGATAAACGATTTATTGAAAGGCGGCTTGATGTACTGAAGGCGTCCGGGATAGAGTTTGTTTTGAATACCGAAGTCGGCAAATATATGAAGGCCCAGGAGCTCGTAGAAAACTATGATGCCGTTGTGCTGTGCACAGGGGCTACCAAGCCCCGGGGGCTGGATGTGAAAGGCAAAGATCTGAAAGGGGTTTATTATGCCGTAGACTTCCTGAAAGCGACCACCAAAAGTCTATTGAATTCCAACCTGAAGGATGAGAGTTTTATCAGTGCCAAGGGTAAGAATGTCATCATCATTGGCGGCGGGGATACTGGGACAGACTGTGTGGCCACGGCAATCCGGCATGGCTGCAAAAGTGTTTTCCAGTTTGAAATTCTGCCTGAGCCGCCTGCTCGTCGTATTGAAGCTACGAACCCCTGGCCGGAATGGCCGAAAAAGCTAAAAGTAGATTACGGACAGGAAGAAGCAATCACTCTCAATGGCAAGGATCCGAGAAATTATTGCATTTCCACCACAAAGATTGTGGGCAATGAGAACGATGAGGTCAAGGAAGTCCATACAGTCAACCTGACCTGGGTTAAAGACGCTGCCGGCAGAATGGTTCCGCAGGTGATTCCAGGAAGCGAAAGGGTATGGGAAGCGGACCTGATCCTGCTTGCCATGGGTTTTTTAGGGCCGGAAGACAGTATACCTGAAGAGCTTAAGCTGGAGCGGGATGCCCGCAGCAATGTCAAAGCGGAATATGCGTTTTTTGAGACGAATGTCGACAAAGTTTTTGCTGCTGGCGACATGCGCAGAGGTCAGAGTCTGGTTGTCTGGGCTTTCCAGGAAGGGAAGCTGGCAGCCAGAGAAGTGGACAAATATTTGATGGGCAAAAGTATAATTATCTAG
- the gltB gene encoding glutamate synthase large subunit — translation MEYNQLPRKQGLYDPAFEHDACGMGFVVNIKGEKSHDIVEEALTVLENLNHRGASGADENTGDGAGILVQIPHDFFKRECDVLGFNLPEKGKYGVGMIFAHKYEDFRVTQMDSFEKIVREEGQKILGWREVPIDKSTVGHSAKAVMPRFIQVFIGRSPDLTDDMDFERKLYVIRKRAEKLIIPMCEDKGGSFYIASLSSKTIVYKGMLTAEQLRNFYLDLSDLDFVSALAMVHSRFSTNTFPSWERAHPNRYIVHNGEINTIRGNVNWMKARQKCIDSPLFDDISKVYPIVDESGSDSAMFDNSLEFIHLTGRSLPHAVMMMIPEPWEKNDLMSKEKKDFYEFNNFIMEPWDGPAAMGFTDGTVIGGVLDRNGLRPSRYYVTKDDKVILASEVGVLDIKPENVKYKGRLEPGKMLLIDTEAQRIISDEEIKKSVSLMHPYEEWNKKHIVYLSDLPADDELEAPMLEDIISQQKAFGYTHEDINKMILPMATDGIDPVGSMGMDSPLAVLSDKPQMLYHYFKQLFAQVTNPPIDGIREEIITSGTMLLGNAGNLLDPDRTHSSAVYLESPILTNTQLDTIMKLNNGKFKTARISILYKATGGLRAMERALDKISREADKAIADGANILVVSDRGVNKEFAAIPALLASSGLHHHLICREIRTSVGIVLETGEAREVHHFCALIGYGVTAINPYIAYETIRDLAAKGMTNGLSYREAKKNYIKASIKGILKVLTKMGISTMRSYHGAQIFEAVGLKRDLIDRYFTQTPSRLEGIGLEEITMENQMRHESAFDENALYTDTLEIGGFYQCKDSGEIHLYNPETIYLLQRACREGNYNLFKDYSRKINDEEIYTLRQLLDFKISAGDTIPIEEVEPVESIVKRFKTGAMSYGSISKEAHECMAIAMNRLGGKSNSGEGGEDPERFKKLPNGDSLISAIKQVASGRFGVTSSFLVNASEIQIKMAQGAKPGEGGQLPGRKVFPAIAKVRHSTPGVELISPPPHHDIYSIEDLAELIHDLKNANRDARINVKLVSEVGVGTIAAGVAKGKADVILISGYDGGTGASPRTSIKNTGLPWELGLAETHQTLVLNRLRDRVVLETDGKLLSGRDVVIAALLGAEEYGFATTPLISMGCVMMRVCNLNTCPVGIATQNEELRKNFAGKPEHVENFMLFVAQEMREIMAKLGFRTINEMVGRTDRLKHKENIKNWKAAQVDLSQVLYQPYAGADVGRFKSQQQNHGLEESLDMRKLLRMCKPALEHKKSIRAKLKINNVDRVVGTIVGSEITKRFGEEGLPEDTIKLTFVGSAGQSFGAFAPKGMSLELEGDANDYIGKGLSGGKIMVYPPKTSDFEPAKNILIGNVAFYGATSGEAYINGIAGERFCVRNSGVNAVVEGVGDHGCEYMTGGKVVILGKTGRNFAAGMSGGVAYILDFEEIYCNKSLILMEKITSEKELKEIREMIRKHVAHTGSPLGRKVLDDWANYTPRFTKIIPRDYKKMMENIDRAHKAGLSGEEALTAAFEGKV, via the coding sequence ATGGAATACAATCAATTGCCAAGAAAACAGGGTCTTTACGATCCGGCCTTTGAGCACGATGCCTGCGGTATGGGATTTGTCGTGAATATCAAAGGTGAAAAATCGCACGACATTGTCGAGGAAGCTTTAACAGTTCTGGAGAATTTAAACCACAGAGGTGCCAGTGGTGCGGATGAGAATACGGGTGACGGCGCTGGTATTTTGGTACAAATACCCCATGACTTCTTTAAACGGGAATGTGATGTTCTTGGTTTTAATTTACCGGAAAAGGGCAAATATGGTGTGGGGATGATTTTTGCCCATAAATATGAAGATTTTCGGGTTACCCAGATGGATTCTTTTGAAAAGATTGTTCGTGAGGAAGGACAGAAGATTCTTGGGTGGCGGGAAGTCCCGATTGACAAATCGACGGTCGGCCATAGTGCCAAAGCTGTTATGCCTCGGTTTATACAGGTTTTTATCGGAAGAAGCCCTGATCTGACCGATGATATGGATTTTGAAAGAAAGCTCTATGTCATTCGGAAAAGAGCGGAAAAACTGATCATCCCAATGTGTGAAGACAAGGGCGGCTCCTTCTATATTGCCAGCCTTTCCAGCAAAACCATTGTCTATAAAGGTATGCTTACAGCCGAACAACTTAGGAATTTTTATCTGGATCTTTCCGACCTTGATTTTGTTTCGGCACTGGCCATGGTTCATTCCAGGTTCAGCACCAATACCTTTCCGAGCTGGGAGCGGGCGCACCCGAACCGGTATATTGTCCATAACGGGGAAATCAATACCATCAGAGGTAATGTGAACTGGATGAAGGCCAGACAGAAATGCATTGATTCACCGTTGTTTGATGATATTTCCAAGGTATATCCGATTGTTGACGAGTCGGGCAGCGATTCGGCCATGTTTGACAACAGTCTTGAGTTTATCCATCTTACCGGCAGATCGCTTCCTCATGCTGTCATGATGATGATTCCTGAGCCATGGGAAAAGAACGATCTGATGTCCAAAGAAAAAAAGGACTTTTATGAGTTTAACAATTTTATCATGGAGCCCTGGGACGGACCGGCTGCCATGGGCTTTACGGACGGAACGGTTATCGGTGGCGTACTGGACAGGAACGGACTCAGACCATCACGTTATTATGTCACCAAAGATGATAAAGTCATCCTCGCCTCTGAGGTGGGGGTTCTCGACATCAAACCTGAAAATGTCAAATATAAAGGCCGTCTAGAACCGGGTAAAATGCTCCTGATCGATACGGAAGCACAAAGGATCATCTCTGATGAGGAAATCAAAAAGAGTGTTTCCCTGATGCATCCGTATGAAGAGTGGAATAAGAAGCATATTGTCTATTTAAGTGATCTCCCTGCTGACGACGAGTTGGAAGCACCGATGCTGGAAGATATTATCTCCCAGCAGAAAGCATTTGGCTATACCCATGAGGATATCAATAAAATGATTCTGCCGATGGCGACTGATGGCATTGACCCTGTTGGATCGATGGGTATGGACTCACCGCTGGCGGTACTTTCAGACAAACCTCAAATGCTGTACCATTATTTCAAGCAGCTTTTTGCCCAAGTGACGAATCCCCCGATTGATGGCATCCGTGAGGAAATTATTACCTCCGGCACAATGCTCCTGGGGAATGCGGGAAACCTTCTGGATCCTGACCGGACGCATAGTTCCGCAGTGTATTTGGAATCACCGATCCTCACCAATACGCAGTTGGATACCATTATGAAATTAAATAACGGGAAGTTTAAGACAGCCAGGATTTCCATTCTTTACAAGGCGACTGGCGGGCTTAGAGCAATGGAAAGAGCTTTAGACAAAATATCCCGGGAAGCAGATAAAGCAATTGCTGATGGCGCAAATATTCTTGTTGTTTCGGATAGGGGCGTTAATAAAGAATTTGCCGCTATCCCCGCTCTTCTGGCATCTTCAGGTCTGCATCACCATTTGATATGCCGTGAAATCCGGACAAGTGTAGGTATTGTTCTGGAGACCGGAGAAGCCAGGGAGGTACACCATTTCTGTGCCTTGATCGGGTACGGTGTTACCGCGATCAACCCCTATATTGCTTACGAAACGATCAGAGACTTGGCAGCCAAAGGAATGACGAATGGTCTAAGTTATCGGGAGGCAAAAAAGAACTATATTAAAGCCTCGATCAAAGGCATCTTAAAGGTGCTTACGAAAATGGGTATTTCGACGATGCGCAGCTACCACGGTGCCCAGATATTTGAAGCTGTCGGCCTAAAAAGAGATCTGATTGACCGCTACTTTACTCAGACACCATCCCGCCTGGAAGGAATCGGTCTGGAAGAAATTACGATGGAAAATCAAATGCGGCATGAAAGTGCTTTTGATGAGAATGCACTCTACACAGATACACTGGAAATCGGCGGTTTCTACCAATGTAAAGATAGTGGGGAGATTCATCTCTACAACCCGGAAACGATCTACCTGCTTCAGCGCGCCTGCCGGGAAGGCAATTACAATCTTTTCAAAGATTACTCCAGAAAAATTAATGACGAGGAGATCTATACACTCAGGCAGCTGCTGGATTTTAAAATAAGCGCCGGAGATACGATTCCAATCGAAGAAGTCGAACCGGTCGAGTCTATCGTCAAAAGATTTAAGACCGGGGCGATGTCCTATGGCTCGATCAGTAAGGAAGCCCACGAATGTATGGCGATTGCCATGAACCGTTTGGGCGGCAAAAGTAACAGTGGTGAAGGTGGCGAGGATCCTGAAAGATTTAAAAAACTGCCTAATGGCGACAGTCTAATCAGTGCCATCAAACAGGTTGCTTCAGGTCGTTTTGGTGTTACCAGCAGCTTTCTGGTAAATGCCTCGGAAATACAGATCAAAATGGCACAAGGAGCCAAGCCTGGAGAGGGCGGGCAGCTTCCAGGCCGGAAGGTTTTTCCGGCGATTGCCAAAGTCCGACACTCGACACCAGGCGTTGAACTAATTTCCCCCCCGCCGCACCATGATATCTATTCGATCGAAGATTTGGCGGAACTGATCCATGACCTTAAAAATGCCAACCGTGATGCCCGAATCAATGTTAAGCTTGTTTCTGAAGTGGGTGTCGGTACGATTGCGGCCGGTGTGGCCAAGGGCAAGGCCGACGTTATTCTGATCAGCGGCTATGATGGCGGTACAGGTGCTTCACCGCGAACAAGCATTAAAAATACAGGATTGCCGTGGGAATTGGGTCTTGCCGAGACCCATCAGACCCTTGTGCTTAACCGCTTGAGGGACAGGGTCGTCCTGGAAACAGACGGTAAGCTTCTGTCAGGCAGAGATGTTGTCATCGCTGCGCTCCTTGGCGCTGAGGAATATGGATTTGCCACCACTCCACTCATTTCCATGGGCTGTGTGATGATGCGCGTCTGCAACCTGAACACCTGTCCGGTAGGTATTGCAACCCAGAATGAAGAGCTCCGCAAGAATTTTGCCGGCAAACCTGAGCATGTTGAGAATTTTATGTTGTTTGTTGCACAAGAAATGCGGGAGATCATGGCGAAACTTGGCTTCAGGACCATTAATGAAATGGTTGGACGTACAGACAGGCTCAAACACAAAGAAAATATTAAGAATTGGAAAGCAGCCCAGGTTGATCTTTCCCAGGTTCTGTATCAGCCCTACGCCGGTGCAGATGTCGGCAGATTTAAGTCACAGCAGCAAAACCATGGACTGGAAGAATCCTTGGACATGCGCAAGCTTTTAAGAATGTGCAAGCCGGCCCTGGAACACAAAAAATCAATCCGGGCCAAACTGAAGATCAACAATGTGGACCGCGTGGTTGGAACCATTGTCGGCAGTGAAATAACCAAGCGTTTCGGGGAAGAAGGGCTTCCGGAGGATACCATTAAGCTGACCTTTGTAGGTTCTGCTGGTCAAAGCTTTGGTGCATTCGCACCCAAGGGCATGTCTTTGGAACTTGAAGGTGATGCTAATGACTATATCGGCAAAGGCCTTTCGGGTGGTAAAATTATGGTCTATCCGCCAAAAACTTCAGATTTTGAACCAGCGAAAAATATCCTGATCGGCAATGTCGCCTTCTACGGCGCAACTTCAGGTGAAGCCTATATCAACGGAATTGCCGGCGAAAGATTCTGTGTCCGAAACAGCGGCGTCAATGCGGTTGTTGAAGGTGTCGGCGACCATGGCTGTGAATATATGACCGGAGGAAAAGTTGTGATCCTGGGTAAGACAGGACGGAACTTTGCTGCGGGTATGTCCGGCGGTGTTGCCTATATCCTTGATTTTGAAGAAATATACTGCAACAAGTCCCTGATTCTCATGGAAAAAATCACTTCGGAAAAGGAACTGAAAGAAATCAGGGAAATGATCCGTAAACATGTAGCGCACACGGGAAGTCCCCTAGGCCGGAAAGTACTGGATGATTGGGCGAATTACACGCCAAGATTTACGAAGATCATACCCAGAGATTATAAAAAGATGATGGAAAATATCGATAGAGCTCATAAGGCTGGCTTAAGCGGTGAAGAAGCCCTGACGGCTGCCTTTGAAGGGAAGGTCTGA
- the gdhA gene encoding NADP-specific glutamate dehydrogenase, whose amino-acid sequence MSYVQQVMEQAIKRSPNEPEFHQALKEVLESLEPVIAKHPEYEKAGILERLVEPERVIMFRVPWVDDKGNVQVNRGFRVQFNSAIGPYKGGLRLHPSVNLGIIKFLGFEQIFKNSLTGLPIGGGKGGSDFDPKGKSDNEIMKFCQSFMTELCKHIGADTDVPAGDIGVGGREIGYMFGQYKRVRNLFEGVLTGKGLTYGGSLVRTEATGYGLVYLMDEAIKDIGKSFKGATVVISGSGNVSIYAAEKAMHLGANVVALSDSNGYIYDKNGIDLKTVKQLKEIERRRIKDYLEFHPKAEYKEGFEGIWTIPCDIALPCATQNELNEESAKALVANKCFAVGEGANMPSTPEAVKVFHANKIIFAPGKAANAGGVATSALEMSQNSMRYSWTFEEVDAKLKDIMVNIYRNASSAAKEYGCEGNLVVGANIAGFLKVANTMMAHGVI is encoded by the coding sequence ATGTCTTATGTCCAACAAGTCATGGAACAGGCTATTAAAAGAAGCCCTAACGAGCCTGAGTTCCACCAAGCGCTCAAAGAAGTACTGGAATCTTTGGAACCGGTAATTGCCAAACATCCCGAATATGAAAAAGCTGGTATCCTCGAGCGGCTCGTCGAGCCCGAGCGCGTGATCATGTTCAGAGTTCCCTGGGTCGATGACAAAGGAAATGTTCAGGTTAACCGTGGTTTCCGTGTTCAATTCAACAGTGCTATTGGTCCTTACAAAGGCGGCCTGCGTTTACACCCGTCTGTTAACCTTGGCATCATCAAATTTTTAGGTTTTGAGCAAATCTTCAAAAACTCCCTGACCGGACTTCCAATCGGTGGCGGCAAGGGCGGCAGTGACTTTGATCCCAAAGGCAAATCCGATAACGAAATCATGAAATTCTGCCAAAGCTTCATGACCGAACTTTGCAAACATATTGGTGCAGACACTGACGTTCCTGCGGGTGATATCGGTGTTGGCGGCAGAGAAATCGGTTACATGTTCGGCCAGTATAAGAGAGTCAGAAATCTCTTTGAAGGCGTACTTACTGGAAAAGGCCTGACTTATGGCGGAAGCTTAGTTCGTACCGAAGCAACCGGCTATGGTCTGGTTTATCTGATGGACGAAGCAATTAAAGATATCGGCAAATCCTTTAAAGGTGCTACCGTTGTTATCTCCGGTTCAGGCAACGTTTCGATTTATGCAGCCGAAAAAGCCATGCATCTGGGTGCCAATGTTGTTGCCCTGAGCGATTCCAACGGCTACATCTACGACAAAAACGGTATCGACCTGAAGACCGTTAAGCAGCTCAAAGAAATTGAAAGAAGAAGAATCAAGGATTATCTGGAATTCCATCCGAAGGCCGAATACAAAGAAGGCTTCGAAGGCATCTGGACCATTCCTTGCGATATCGCTCTTCCCTGCGCTACGCAGAACGAATTGAACGAAGAATCCGCCAAGGCTCTGGTTGCCAATAAATGCTTTGCTGTCGGTGAAGGTGCAAATATGCCTTCTACTCCGGAAGCAGTCAAAGTATTCCATGCCAATAAAATTATCTTTGCTCCTGGTAAAGCTGCCAATGCCGGCGGTGTTGCAACCTCCGCTCTGGAAATGTCCCAGAATAGCATGCGTTATTCCTGGACTTTCGAAGAAGTTGACGCCAAACTTAAGGACATCATGGTCAACATCTATCGCAATGCCAGCTCAGCTGCCAAAGAATACGGCTGTGAAGGCAACCTGGTTGTCGGCGCCAACATTGCCGGCTTCCTGAAAGTTGCTAACACTATGATGGCTCACGGCGTGATCTAA
- a CDS encoding NAD(P)H-hydrate dehydratase: protein MRIVSAGQMRSIDSNAINHFGIPGAILMENAALAVVREIKIILLKDEKKSLHGLRAVILAGKGNNGGDGLAVARHLCVLGMEVTVFLFANPTELQGDAKLNYELFQKMGEKIIPVEDEKQLRLFKLALMQSQVAVDALYGTGFQGEIPESLAGFIEDLNKADMPVVCVDIPSGLEADTGKVHTIAVEGDVTVTFGLPKLGHFLGEGLIYTGRLVIDQISIPEKVIGEEKIFAYLLTDEVIRPLIPVRHIMGHKGTHGRAVLIGGSLGMSGAVILAGKSALRCGAGLLQIVTPEAIAETVDLGVIEATVWPAKDYEMLSVNAWPVIQERLQGADACAAGPGLRQTGSFLNVIKNILIETDVPVVLDADALNLISREPDVLSLRKGRGNLILTPHPGEMARLCGCSIDEVQENRLKIALAKALEWGAIVVLKGAGSVVASPDGRVFLNPTGNAGLGTGGTGDVLTGSIMSWIAQGVPPLGAACMGVYLHGKAGDVLKDQFGLSGFTASEVADCLPRVRKEIEQ from the coding sequence ATGCGTATTGTAAGTGCCGGACAAATGCGCAGCATTGATTCCAACGCAATCAATCATTTTGGAATCCCCGGGGCAATTCTTATGGAGAATGCCGCGTTGGCAGTGGTAAGGGAAATAAAGATTATTTTGCTGAAGGACGAAAAGAAGTCGCTTCACGGTTTGAGGGCAGTTATTCTTGCCGGAAAAGGCAATAATGGCGGTGACGGTCTGGCAGTGGCCAGGCATCTCTGTGTATTGGGGATGGAAGTGACCGTTTTTCTTTTCGCAAATCCTACTGAGCTTCAAGGGGATGCCAAGCTGAATTATGAATTGTTCCAGAAAATGGGGGAAAAGATTATTCCTGTCGAAGACGAAAAACAGCTTCGTCTATTCAAGCTTGCCCTGATGCAGTCTCAGGTCGCTGTTGATGCGCTGTATGGAACAGGCTTTCAAGGAGAAATTCCGGAATCCCTAGCAGGTTTTATTGAAGACTTAAACAAAGCCGACATGCCAGTGGTTTGTGTCGATATTCCCAGCGGTCTGGAAGCAGATACGGGGAAAGTTCATACGATTGCAGTAGAAGGAGATGTGACAGTTACATTTGGCTTACCAAAGCTTGGACATTTTCTTGGAGAAGGATTAATCTATACAGGAAGGCTGGTCATTGACCAAATTTCAATTCCCGAAAAAGTGATAGGCGAAGAAAAAATATTTGCCTATCTATTGACGGATGAAGTCATCCGGCCTTTGATTCCAGTAAGACACATAATGGGCCATAAAGGTACGCATGGCCGGGCGGTTCTGATTGGCGGATCGCTTGGAATGAGCGGGGCTGTCATCCTGGCAGGAAAGTCGGCTCTACGCTGCGGGGCAGGGCTTCTTCAGATCGTTACCCCTGAAGCGATTGCTGAGACGGTCGATTTGGGAGTCATTGAAGCTACGGTTTGGCCAGCAAAGGATTATGAGATGTTAAGCGTCAATGCCTGGCCGGTCATTCAGGAGCGGTTACAAGGAGCTGACGCTTGTGCAGCAGGTCCCGGACTCAGGCAAACGGGGTCATTTCTTAATGTCATAAAAAATATACTGATAGAGACCGATGTACCGGTAGTTCTGGATGCAGACGCGTTGAATCTAATTTCTCGCGAACCGGATGTACTCAGCTTAAGGAAAGGAAGAGGCAATCTTATTCTGACGCCTCATCCTGGGGAAATGGCTCGCTTATGCGGCTGTTCAATTGACGAGGTTCAGGAAAACCGCTTGAAGATAGCACTGGCCAAAGCCCTGGAATGGGGTGCCATTGTTGTCCTGAAAGGCGCAGGTTCGGTCGTTGCTTCGCCGGACGGCAGAGTTTTTCTGAATCCGACAGGTAATGCAGGACTTGGCACAGGCGGCACAGGGGATGTACTGACCGGAAGTATTATGTCCTGGATTGCCCAGGGTGTCCCTCCGTTAGGGGCGGCTTGCATGGGGGTTTATCTTCACGGCAAGGCTGGAGATGTTTTAAAGGATCAGTTTGGTTTATCAGGTTTCACAGCTTCGGAAGTAGCTGATTGCCTCCCGAGGGTCAGAAAAGAGATAGAGCAGTGA
- a CDS encoding holo-ACP synthase — translation MYPGIDIIEIARFEQACRRHSKLVARLFTDRELTELSKKHVSSLAARFAGKEAVLKALGIGLRGLSWHDIEILRNEVGEPVVYLSERAQAAARLRGAETVRISLSHSKDTAIASVILE, via the coding sequence TTGTATCCAGGTATAGATATTATTGAAATAGCCAGATTTGAGCAGGCCTGCCGGAGACATTCGAAACTGGTTGCCAGACTGTTTACCGATAGGGAACTGACCGAACTATCAAAAAAACATGTGTCTTCCCTAGCTGCTAGGTTTGCAGGCAAAGAAGCGGTGCTTAAGGCACTGGGAATCGGACTCAGGGGTCTTAGCTGGCATGATATTGAGATCTTGAGGAATGAAGTGGGAGAACCAGTTGTATATTTGAGTGAAAGGGCACAGGCTGCAGCACGGTTGAGAGGAGCTGAGACAGTCCGAATAAGCCTCTCTCACAGTAAAGATACGGCCATAGCATCTGTTATTCTGGAATAG
- the alr gene encoding alanine racemase, producing MNIFRPVWAEVDLGALRRNLKRIRQYADSEIMPIVKADAYGHGAVEVVRTLKEEGVTRFGVAILEEALELRREFPDIALMIIGPTLSKYSETLVKEEIIPEIFQIEQAEALSTAALKLNKTARLHIKVDTGMGRTGFCENALEDIQKISKFPGLYLEGIYTHLATADSTDLSYANQQLKIFDDLYEKLCAAGIKIPLRHAANSAAIMQIPESHYELCRPGIILYGLLPMDHVGQEAGFEPIMSLKARISQLKTIEKGGSVGYGRTFIADRPTKVATLPIGYGDGLRRSLSNGAEVLLKGKKARIIGKICMDQTMVDVTEIEGIQEGDEAVLLGKDGDLFISADQIAERCGTISYEILCGISKRVPRVMVESK from the coding sequence ATGAATATTTTTCGTCCGGTTTGGGCAGAAGTTGATTTGGGGGCTTTAAGACGCAATTTAAAAAGGATACGGCAGTACGCCGACAGTGAAATAATGCCCATAGTCAAGGCAGATGCCTACGGACACGGTGCAGTCGAGGTTGTTCGGACTCTAAAGGAAGAAGGGGTTACCAGATTCGGGGTTGCTATCCTGGAAGAAGCTTTGGAGCTCAGAAGAGAATTCCCGGATATTGCCCTAATGATCATTGGGCCTACATTGTCGAAGTATTCAGAAACACTGGTCAAAGAAGAGATCATTCCCGAAATATTTCAAATCGAACAGGCTGAAGCGCTTTCAACCGCAGCGCTGAAGCTGAATAAAACAGCAAGACTCCATATCAAAGTGGATACGGGAATGGGCAGGACAGGTTTTTGCGAAAATGCACTTGAGGATATCCAAAAAATTTCAAAGTTTCCAGGCCTTTATCTGGAGGGAATCTATACCCATTTGGCTACGGCCGACAGCACTGATTTGTCTTATGCAAACCAGCAGCTAAAGATCTTTGATGACTTATATGAAAAGTTGTGCGCGGCTGGAATAAAAATTCCGCTCCGTCATGCCGCAAATTCCGCAGCAATCATGCAGATTCCCGAAAGCCATTACGAACTTTGCCGTCCGGGTATCATTTTGTACGGACTTTTACCGATGGACCATGTTGGACAGGAAGCTGGCTTTGAACCGATCATGTCTTTAAAAGCCCGCATTTCCCAGCTGAAGACGATTGAAAAGGGTGGAAGTGTAGGTTACGGACGTACGTTTATTGCCGATAGACCCACAAAAGTGGCAACGCTGCCGATCGGTTACGGAGACGGTCTGCGCCGTTCTCTATCCAATGGTGCTGAGGTCTTGCTGAAGGGAAAGAAAGCCAGGATCATCGGTAAAATATGCATGGATCAGACCATGGTTGATGTAACAGAAATTGAAGGGATCCAAGAAGGAGATGAAGCTGTTCTACTTGGCAAAGACGGTGACTTGTTTATTTCCGCAGATCAGATTGCTGAACGATGCGGAACGATCAGCTATGAGATCCTGTGCGGTATTTCTAAGAGAGTGCCGAGGGTGATGGTTGAGAGCAAATAG